In Alteracholeplasma palmae J233, a single genomic region encodes these proteins:
- a CDS encoding transposase: MQTQQNIQHNFNPKQLKLPLQLDIKIPFDSEVRTFDEVFRKLEIKKYLNSSKDPRGRMGYNPVQMLKLIMFCQMEKIQSLRDMAKAAKNDIRIMWLTDELMPSHQTIKTFMDKYLVKGIDEIFYELSKYLIKKESIDTDKLYIDGTKIESVANKYSFTWRGSIEKFRDKLYKKITKQIESLNKRYEDSDIFFPIHETYNTDNLNSIKDFLLNEIDRELIEFKYGKGQRKTTLQRDYEHILEYLAKLVEYERHLKIMGNDRNSYAKTDIDATFMHMKEDHMRNSQLKPGYNIQIGVSNEYILHLDIYKERSDYKTLIPFLEGFKKSYDFYPKYPVADAGYGGLTNYRYLKLNDMELYQKYAMYAKDTHDKKRMKDPYFPFNLTKSGNDYLTPNGDTLKYLYRNNRGNDVYELPNGKRKEINDENLTYQKEVIKNLTSPLGIELRVQRSIQVEGAFGVIKEAFKVRRFRRRLTHNVKMEFYLTAIGYNLRKYHNKKYRITE, from the coding sequence ATGCAAACACAACAAAATATACAACATAATTTTAACCCAAAACAGTTAAAATTACCACTACAATTAGACATAAAAATTCCTTTTGATAGTGAAGTTCGTACATTTGATGAAGTATTTAGAAAATTGGAGATAAAAAAATACTTAAATAGCTCAAAAGACCCAAGAGGTCGTATGGGTTATAATCCGGTTCAAATGTTAAAACTGATCATGTTTTGTCAAATGGAAAAGATTCAATCCTTAAGAGATATGGCAAAAGCTGCTAAAAATGATATTAGAATCATGTGGCTTACAGATGAATTAATGCCAAGTCATCAAACAATAAAAACCTTTATGGATAAATACTTAGTTAAAGGAATAGATGAAATCTTTTATGAACTAAGTAAGTACTTAATAAAAAAAGAATCTATTGATACAGATAAATTATATATAGATGGTACTAAAATAGAATCGGTGGCTAATAAATATAGTTTTACATGGCGTGGTTCTATTGAAAAGTTTAGAGATAAGTTATATAAAAAAATAACCAAACAGATAGAATCCTTAAATAAAAGATATGAAGACTCAGATATCTTCTTTCCAATACATGAAACATATAACACTGATAATTTAAATAGCATCAAAGACTTTCTACTTAATGAGATAGATAGGGAATTAATAGAGTTTAAATATGGTAAAGGTCAAAGAAAAACTACTTTACAAAGAGATTATGAACATATCTTAGAATATTTAGCTAAACTTGTAGAGTATGAAAGACATTTAAAGATTATGGGTAATGATAGAAACTCATATGCTAAAACAGATATAGACGCGACTTTTATGCATATGAAAGAAGATCATATGCGTAATAGTCAATTAAAACCAGGGTATAATATACAAATTGGTGTATCAAATGAATATATCCTACATCTAGATATCTATAAAGAACGTAGTGATTATAAAACTTTGATTCCTTTTTTAGAAGGATTTAAGAAAAGTTATGACTTCTATCCAAAATATCCAGTAGCGGATGCTGGATATGGTGGATTAACGAATTATCGTTATTTAAAACTAAACGATATGGAGCTTTATCAAAAATATGCAATGTATGCTAAAGATACGCATGACAAAAAAAGAATGAAAGATCCATATTTTCCATTTAACCTTACTAAATCAGGTAATGATTATTTAACACCTAATGGAGATACTTTAAAGTATCTGTATAGAAATAATCGAGGTAATGATGTATATGAATTACCAAATGGTAAGCGTAAAGAGATTAATGATGAAAATCTTACATACCAAAAAGAGGTTATTAAAAATCTTACATCACCATTAGGAATTGAATTAAGAGTTCAAAGGTCAATTCAAGTTGAGGGTGCCTTTGGAGTGATTAAAGAAGCATTTAAAGTAAGAAGATTTAGACGAAGATTAACTCATAATGTTAAAATGGAGTTTTATTTAACAGCGATTGGGTATAATTTGAGAAAATATCATAATAAAAAGTATAGAATAACAGAATAG
- a CDS encoding DUF1542 domain-containing protein: protein MNRKIVNNTKTMLFIFMIIIIGISVLIYPSSSRKKQTGYFENQLIDDWNSQQLNAIVQGMPPLGNRIENPHIRYNSTASTIPSWRIDATNDVFSGTTQNVRISNSSTTNNFRNLQGFSSFRLISDNQSGVFSSKSVGTVPSSGSNAAFYLLAQTAKLVPGKKYYFKAELSSALGSNRVALNIYPGTQTAGNGILATTNETITGDQSQYYELEFVAPQENVTLSIRHIRRNTDATLRIHQVGFYLEDDYILQNDLNDLFQTLELKNLKLDTLTSINEKIASIQNRLTNNPNLYSPEVKKYVEDALVTAINQRDQFVNIYNKIDSAYTDDTKQNLKPEINQEYLNNLLNDINQVTNEAFKNDFIQKYTELNRIYELRKEGQSRKEEYALIAEEKKKQIDLLNYLTDEEKQNYKDRITDELDKFNKSIDESKQMSDYDTIENEFNTNVGNIVSKASDIEKVRAKAESLSQMIRQLENLSNDEKADHLEQIRITRNQAIGNIKNAENANQITEAFQNGITKLEDVFLKANQISAKNELEVLASKETIKIENLKSIDEDKIKTYLKDIKDKLEDAITSISEANTKEEVLNFKETAKPKIILITLNATKENAKFELEEYAKDKTTEPFSTELSKIISDYQTEIDKITDIDDVEDKVNEAKKAIDLQVEKEKSVNDLEKIILEIKTKIDQEGNFSHLTQEEKDDYKASLDALLEERKKDIYSKTTIDDVKTEKELIEKELQEILLNVGKQNAKKNLEKIKNSHENLITDLKLSPERTADYEGLLSDAVTNAETAINRRTNQDTVDYEEENGIKNLNKILLDAQKESYSKKLDEALALHLGELEGLTNLGETKAEFEAALRKVVTDAKEEINNQDTLEDVITIYDKAIRDLLREYRSAEQQNSGEYSNAKTSYQSDLAAKAQAMKDIINSMNYLGDKKAGYTPKIDQIVTDGNAAMDALEGEDKALLRQEYNNAVQKLEEQLLDARIENEKGRSIESITNRYAQAINVLKTVSPLTEKQEAEHKATLDKALSDGISAIGELKSLAEIAAKREEIITEIDKVYPRAHRDKSYNEVMNTYNYVNDQIDNVLTHLSDDRKNALKQETLVIITNLKEDIDAEPTIEAAHQLALSKINELNKILLDGKLENQNEIQIKKDELIAALNKKASDAIAQIEGYDSLTPGEKKRFIEEEIERIKLSGIKQIENAATYEEAIQIHDEKVKQIDEVLLNAKRENAYGEIEEHVLDLLDGGSISQEVARIVVENFYEISQETDYVKIDEIVEKTKKLLTETILSEILETQKYVKEQLESYAKDPNLDAIKDIIEQKMNEVDQHNYNSPSEVNGIIEEGKKLIDEHFKSLVDEVKDKVRKELEEVAYKPISPENKEIIEEQANKVDIDNYDKPDIIEEIINEGKDKINNQNKEELEKAKEDVKKELEEHASKPITEEEKEIIEEHVNKIDDKNYSDKESVDKIIQDGKEALDKQKAIDAVKKVYEEKKNTGFYKGEDLKAIEDIYYKAVEDITKATDNIRAIRQEAINNLNNIKVKEVTTGDFSYGNGNIEYKDGSPKVITSIMNQEGMLAGTQIKIEVGNLTKDKIKELENLIKSNNLDLLSNKKIIAKYNISLMTQDGIIITEFEGRYEVRILLTKDMRNIEKPIVFHQGTELKILNTKLESGWLIFETEHFSEFYLMEESKTNMLDNLLDYIIILLSVTILIEILIILIKKRRKYIRNIQ from the coding sequence ATGAATAGAAAAATAGTAAATAATACAAAAACAATGCTTTTCATTTTCATGATTATAATAATAGGGATTTCGGTACTTATTTACCCGTCATCAAGCAGAAAAAAGCAAACCGGCTATTTTGAAAATCAACTAATAGATGACTGGAATAGTCAACAGTTAAACGCAATAGTTCAAGGTATGCCACCATTAGGAAATAGAATAGAAAATCCACATATTAGATATAATAGTACTGCAAGCACTATACCTTCTTGGAGAATTGATGCTACTAATGATGTATTCAGTGGAACCACTCAAAACGTACGAATAAGTAATTCTAGTACAACGAATAATTTTCGAAATTTACAAGGTTTTTCCTCATTTAGGCTGATTTCTGATAATCAAAGTGGTGTCTTTAGCTCTAAATCTGTAGGAACAGTACCATCAAGTGGATCTAATGCTGCTTTTTATCTATTAGCACAAACAGCAAAACTAGTTCCTGGGAAAAAATATTACTTTAAAGCAGAATTAAGTAGCGCACTAGGAAGTAATCGAGTTGCACTAAATATTTATCCAGGAACACAAACTGCTGGGAATGGAATATTAGCAACAACAAATGAAACAATCACAGGGGATCAGTCACAGTACTATGAACTAGAATTTGTTGCCCCACAGGAAAATGTAACACTAAGTATTAGACACATCAGAAGAAATACTGATGCAACCCTTCGTATCCATCAAGTAGGTTTTTACCTAGAAGATGACTACATATTACAAAATGACTTAAATGACTTATTTCAAACATTAGAATTAAAAAATTTAAAACTAGATACATTAACTTCGATTAATGAAAAAATTGCAAGCATTCAAAATAGACTCACCAATAATCCTAACTTATATTCACCAGAGGTTAAAAAATATGTTGAAGATGCTTTAGTTACAGCAATCAACCAAAGAGATCAATTTGTTAATATCTATAATAAAATAGATTCAGCATATACAGATGATACAAAACAAAACTTAAAACCTGAAATAAACCAAGAATACTTGAATAATCTATTAAATGATATTAATCAAGTAACTAATGAAGCTTTTAAAAATGATTTCATTCAAAAGTATACAGAACTTAATAGAATATATGAACTTAGAAAAGAAGGACAATCTAGAAAAGAAGAATATGCACTAATTGCAGAAGAAAAGAAAAAACAAATAGACCTTTTAAATTATTTAACAGATGAAGAAAAACAAAACTATAAAGATAGAATTACAGATGAACTAGATAAATTTAACAAATCTATAGATGAGTCTAAACAAATGTCAGATTATGATACGATTGAAAATGAATTTAATACAAATGTCGGTAATATAGTTAGCAAAGCATCTGACATAGAGAAAGTTAGGGCTAAAGCAGAAAGTTTAAGTCAAATGATAAGACAACTTGAAAATCTTAGCAATGATGAGAAAGCTGATCATCTTGAGCAAATAAGAATAACTAGAAATCAGGCAATAGGTAATATTAAAAATGCGGAAAATGCAAATCAAATTACAGAAGCCTTTCAAAATGGAATTACAAAGTTAGAAGATGTATTCTTAAAGGCAAACCAAATTAGTGCTAAAAATGAGCTAGAAGTATTAGCCTCTAAAGAAACTATTAAAATAGAAAATCTAAAATCAATAGATGAAGATAAAATAAAAACTTACCTAAAAGATATTAAGGATAAACTTGAAGATGCTATAACATCAATAAGTGAGGCAAATACTAAAGAAGAAGTGCTTAACTTTAAAGAAACAGCTAAACCAAAAATTATACTTATTACTTTAAATGCAACCAAAGAAAATGCTAAATTTGAATTAGAAGAATATGCCAAAGATAAAACTACTGAACCTTTTTCTACAGAATTAAGTAAAATTATTTCAGATTATCAAACTGAAATAGATAAAATAACAGACATTGATGATGTAGAAGATAAAGTTAATGAAGCGAAAAAAGCAATTGATCTACAAGTAGAAAAAGAAAAAAGTGTTAACGATTTAGAAAAAATTATCCTTGAGATAAAGACAAAAATAGATCAAGAAGGTAATTTCAGTCACTTAACACAAGAAGAAAAAGATGATTATAAAGCATCACTTGATGCGCTTTTAGAAGAAAGAAAAAAGGATATATATAGTAAAACTACTATAGATGATGTAAAGACTGAAAAAGAACTGATAGAAAAAGAATTACAAGAAATTTTATTAAATGTCGGAAAGCAAAATGCTAAAAAGAATTTAGAAAAAATTAAAAATTCTCATGAAAATCTAATAACTGACCTAAAACTATCTCCTGAAAGAACTGCTGATTATGAAGGTTTACTTAGTGATGCAGTGACAAACGCAGAAACTGCGATTAATAGAAGAACAAATCAAGATACAGTAGACTATGAAGAAGAAAATGGAATAAAAAATTTAAATAAAATATTACTTGATGCACAAAAAGAAAGTTATTCAAAAAAACTAGATGAAGCATTAGCTCTACATCTTGGAGAATTAGAGGGACTAACAAATCTAGGAGAAACAAAAGCAGAATTTGAGGCTGCTTTAAGAAAAGTAGTTACTGATGCTAAAGAAGAAATTAACAATCAAGATACTTTAGAAGATGTAATAACAATATATGATAAAGCAATAAGAGATTTATTAAGAGAATATAGATCAGCTGAACAACAAAACTCAGGAGAATATAGTAATGCTAAAACAAGTTATCAATCAGACTTAGCAGCAAAAGCTCAAGCTATGAAAGACATTATAAATTCCATGAACTACTTAGGAGATAAAAAAGCAGGGTATACACCAAAAATTGACCAAATAGTTACGGATGGAAATGCTGCTATGGATGCTTTAGAAGGAGAAGATAAAGCTCTACTAAGACAGGAATATAACAATGCTGTTCAAAAATTAGAAGAACAATTACTAGATGCCAGAATAGAAAATGAAAAAGGAAGATCAATAGAAAGTATTACAAATAGATATGCCCAAGCGATAAATGTCTTAAAGACAGTCTCACCTTTAACAGAAAAACAGGAAGCAGAACACAAGGCGACATTAGATAAGGCTTTATCAGATGGGATTTCTGCGATTGGAGAACTTAAGAGTCTTGCAGAGATTGCAGCTAAAAGAGAAGAAATTATCACAGAAATAGATAAAGTATATCCAAGAGCACATAGAGATAAATCATATAATGAAGTTATGAATACCTATAACTACGTTAATGATCAGATTGACAATGTTTTAACTCATTTAAGTGATGACCGTAAAAATGCACTGAAACAAGAAACATTAGTTATTATTACTAATTTAAAAGAGGATATAGATGCAGAACCAACAATTGAAGCTGCTCATCAATTGGCACTTTCAAAAATAAATGAGTTAAATAAAATTTTATTAGATGGTAAACTTGAAAATCAAAATGAAATACAAATAAAAAAAGATGAGTTAATAGCTGCCTTAAACAAAAAAGCTAGTGATGCTATTGCCCAAATAGAAGGTTATGATAGTCTAACTCCGGGTGAAAAGAAACGTTTCATTGAAGAAGAAATAGAAAGAATAAAACTATCTGGTATTAAACAAATAGAAAATGCTGCTACATATGAAGAAGCAATTCAAATACATGATGAAAAAGTCAAACAAATTGATGAAGTCTTATTAAACGCTAAAAGAGAAAATGCTTATGGAGAAATTGAAGAACATGTACTAGATTTATTAGATGGAGGTTCTATAAGTCAAGAAGTTGCTAGAATAGTAGTAGAAAACTTCTATGAAATATCACAAGAAACGGACTATGTTAAAATTGATGAAATAGTTGAAAAAACAAAAAAACTACTTACAGAAACAATATTATCAGAAATTTTAGAGACTCAAAAGTATGTTAAAGAACAACTTGAAAGCTATGCTAAAGATCCTAACTTAGATGCGATTAAAGATATTATTGAACAAAAGATGAATGAAGTAGATCAACATAATTATAATAGTCCATCTGAGGTCAATGGAATTATAGAAGAAGGAAAAAAACTAATTGATGAACATTTCAAGAGTCTAGTAGATGAAGTTAAAGATAAGGTAAGAAAAGAACTTGAAGAAGTCGCATATAAGCCAATTAGTCCTGAAAATAAAGAAATTATTGAAGAACAAGCTAATAAAGTAGATATTGATAATTATGATAAACCTGATATCATAGAAGAAATCATCAATGAAGGAAAAGATAAAATTAATAACCAAAACAAAGAAGAGTTAGAAAAAGCAAAAGAGGATGTTAAAAAAGAACTTGAAGAACATGCTTCAAAACCTATTACAGAAGAAGAAAAAGAAATTATCGAAGAACATGTTAATAAAATTGATGATAAAAATTACTCTGATAAAGAATCAGTAGACAAGATTATCCAAGATGGAAAAGAAGCTTTAGATAAACAAAAAGCAATCGATGCAGTAAAAAAAGTGTATGAAGAAAAAAAGAATACAGGATTTTATAAGGGTGAGGACTTAAAAGCAATTGAAGATATATACTATAAAGCAGTCGAAGATATCACTAAAGCAACTGATAATATAAGAGCCATTAGACAAGAAGCAATTAATAATTTAAACAATATTAAAGTAAAAGAAGTCACAACAGGAGACTTTAGTTATGGTAATGGAAATATAGAATATAAAGATGGAAGTCCAAAAGTAATTACATCTATTATGAATCAAGAAGGTATGCTTGCTGGAACTCAAATAAAAATTGAAGTAGGCAATTTAACAAAAGATAAAATAAAAGAATTAGAAAACTTGATTAAAAGTAATAACTTAGACTTATTATCTAATAAAAAAATTATTGCTAAATATAATATTTCTCTTATGACTCAAGACGGTATTATCATAACCGAATTTGAAGGAAGATATGAAGTTAGAATTCTTTTAACAAAAGATATGAGAAATATTGAAAAACCAATAGTGTTTCACCAAGGAACAGAATTAAAAATATTAAATACTAAATTAGAAAGTGGATGGCTAATTTTTGAAACAGAACACTTTAGCGAATTCTATTTAATGGAAGAATCTAAAACGAATATGTTAGATAATTTATTAGATTATATTATTATTCTATTATCTGTAACAATATTGATTGAAATACTGATTATACTTATTAAAAAAAGAAGAAAATACATAAGAAATATTCAATGA
- the nagB gene encoding glucosamine-6-phosphate deaminase, translated as MKIKIFQNDEQLYNEIKNHIISEIRELPSFNLGLATGSTPEKLYLKLIEAYTSKEFDPSSIKTFNLDEYIGLEESHEASYHYYMQTKLFQHIPFKGSHVPKSTGNPEENVKEYNKLLEENPIDLQILGIGSNGHIAFNEPNTSFLETVHIATLTEKTIIDNSRFFNSIEEVPKTAITMGLKNIMNAKKIILIATGLNKADAIFKTVKGEVTEKVPASILQQHPNVTIYLDSEAASKL; from the coding sequence ATGAAAATCAAAATATTTCAAAATGATGAACAGTTATATAATGAAATTAAAAATCATATTATATCTGAAATCAGGGAGTTACCCAGTTTTAATTTAGGGCTGGCAACAGGATCAACACCAGAAAAACTCTATCTCAAACTCATAGAAGCTTATACAAGCAAGGAATTTGATCCATCAAGTATTAAAACTTTTAATCTAGATGAATATATAGGACTAGAAGAAAGTCATGAAGCAAGTTATCATTACTACATGCAAACTAAATTATTCCAACATATTCCATTTAAAGGATCACATGTACCAAAATCTACTGGAAATCCAGAAGAAAATGTTAAAGAGTATAACAAATTATTAGAAGAAAATCCTATAGATTTACAAATACTAGGAATAGGATCTAATGGACATATCGCATTTAATGAACCTAATACATCATTTTTAGAAACAGTTCATATCGCTACTTTAACAGAAAAAACAATTATCGATAACTCACGGTTTTTTAATTCCATTGAAGAAGTGCCTAAAACTGCAATCACAATGGGGTTAAAAAATATTATGAATGCTAAAAAAATTATCCTAATCGCAACAGGATTAAATAAAGCAGATGCTATTTTCAAAACAGTAAAAGGCGAAGTAACAGAAAAAGTACCAGCAAGTATCTTGCAACAACACCCTAATGTTACTATCTATCTTGATAGTGAGGCAGCATCTAAATTATAG
- the glmU gene encoding bifunctional UDP-N-acetylglucosamine diphosphorylase/glucosamine-1-phosphate N-acetyltransferase GlmU has protein sequence MKNYALVLAAGKGTRMKTDIPKVAFPILKKPMIEYIVENIEKSVVDETVLVLGYKREYIEEILGNRSSYVYQEEQLGTGHAAMQATNYFKDKKGNTFIMPGDVPLIWYKDINKMFLAHEENGNDLTVVTAIYDNPKSYGRIVRNAQGAIQAIVEENDCNEYQKTIKEINTGIYIVNNEKFFPLLEKLEKNPKKGEYYITDMIALMKKDYKVGTYTVKNNSLVMGVNDLYSVSIAEKYLREYINKSHMLNGVSIINPETVTIGHNVVIESGVIINPNTTITGNTVIKTGATIGPNSELHNALVDENAVVRHSLVYDSHIGEGTTVGPYAHLRDHADIGTFNRVGNFVEVKNTKTGHKTKMSHLAYVGDAEVGDRVNFGCGSVTVNYDGVNKHKTIIGSDVFIGCNVNLVAPIKVEDNVFIAAGSTVTKDIPKGALSIARNQQINKEDYFKNLIKPKPEKE, from the coding sequence ATGAAAAATTATGCATTAGTGCTTGCTGCTGGAAAAGGAACTAGAATGAAAACAGACATTCCTAAAGTTGCTTTCCCTATTTTAAAAAAACCTATGATTGAATACATTGTTGAAAATATTGAAAAATCAGTAGTAGATGAAACAGTATTAGTCTTAGGATATAAAAGAGAGTATATTGAAGAAATCTTAGGAAATAGATCTAGTTATGTTTATCAAGAAGAACAACTTGGAACAGGACATGCTGCTATGCAAGCAACTAACTATTTTAAAGATAAAAAAGGAAATACATTTATCATGCCTGGCGATGTTCCATTAATTTGGTATAAAGATATTAATAAAATGTTTTTAGCCCATGAAGAAAATGGAAACGACCTAACAGTAGTTACAGCCATTTATGACAATCCAAAATCATATGGTAGAATTGTTAGAAACGCACAAGGTGCGATTCAAGCAATTGTAGAAGAAAATGATTGTAATGAATACCAAAAAACAATTAAAGAAATTAATACAGGAATTTATATTGTTAATAATGAAAAATTCTTTCCTTTACTAGAAAAATTAGAAAAAAACCCTAAAAAAGGTGAGTACTATATTACTGATATGATTGCCCTAATGAAAAAAGATTATAAAGTCGGAACATACACAGTGAAAAACAATAGTCTAGTTATGGGAGTTAATGATTTATATTCAGTTTCTATTGCAGAAAAATATTTAAGAGAATACATTAACAAAAGTCACATGTTAAATGGTGTTTCAATTATTAACCCTGAGACAGTCACTATTGGACATAATGTAGTCATAGAATCTGGCGTAATCATTAATCCAAACACAACTATTACAGGAAATACAGTTATAAAAACTGGTGCTACAATAGGACCTAACAGTGAGTTACATAATGCTTTAGTAGACGAAAACGCAGTAGTAAGACATAGTTTAGTATATGATAGTCATATCGGAGAAGGAACTACTGTTGGACCATATGCACACTTAAGAGATCATGCAGATATTGGAACATTTAATAGAGTGGGTAACTTTGTTGAAGTTAAAAATACTAAAACAGGACATAAGACTAAGATGAGTCATTTGGCTTATGTAGGTGATGCAGAAGTTGGCGACAGAGTTAACTTTGGTTGTGGATCAGTAACAGTTAACTATGATGGTGTCAATAAGCATAAAACAATTATAGGATCAGATGTATTTATAGGATGTAATGTGAATTTAGTTGCCCCTATAAAAGTAGAAGACAATGTCTTTATAGCAGCTGGATCAACTGTAACCAAAGATATACCTAAAGGTGCTTTAAGTATTGCAAGAAATCAACAAATAAATAAAGAAGATTATTTTAAGAACTTAATTAAACCAAAACCTGAAAAGGAATAA